One Cryobacterium psychrophilum DNA segment encodes these proteins:
- the ileS gene encoding isoleucine--tRNA ligase: protein MLYPKAHNSGQQAPGAPASSGAAASPGAGVVPSPSFPALETEVLAFWKEDGTFQASIDNRADAPEWVFYDGPPFANGLPHYGHLLTGYAKDLFPRFQTMRGKQVHRRFGWDTHGLPAELEAERKLGITDKSEIEKMGLQAFNAVARDSVLEYTKDWEEYVTRQARWVDFENDYKTLDITYMESVIWAFKQLHTKGLAYEGYRVLPYCWRDQTPLSNHELRMDDDVYKMRQDQTVTVTFPLVGAKAESLGLTAVRALAWTTTPWTLPTNLALAVGPDIVYAVVPAGPNGTPDATVRREEVLSELSVPAEVLGAEYLIAIDLVGNYAKDLGYESADDAVTAISRTVGGRDLEGVSYDRLFDYYADASVWGTQNAWRFVLADYVTTSDGTGIVHQAPAYGEEDQTVCQSYGIPVILSLDDGGKFLPEIEEVAGQLWSDANKPLTQMIKAEGRLVRQASYEHSYPHCWRCRNPLIYKAVSSWFVRVTDFRDRMVDLNQDINWVPDNVKDGQFGKWIGNARDWSISRNRYWGSPIPVWKSDNPEYPRVDVYGSLDELAADFGVRPTDLHRPYIDALTRPNPDDPTGQSTMRRITDVLDVWFDSGSMPFAQVHYPFENREWFDTHNPSDFIVEYIGQTRGWFYLLHVLSTALFDRPAFKNVVSHGIVLGNDGQKMSKSLRNYPDVNEVFDRDGSDAMRWFLMSSPVLRGGNLIVTEEGIREAARQVMLPLWSTWYFFSLYANAASEEGYDAQWRTDSTDVLDRYLLAKTRDLIVGVATDLEAFDSTVATARVREFTDVLTNWYVRRSRDRFWGGTENTEAFDTLYTVLETVCRVAAPLLPLVTERIWQGLTGGRSVHLADWPDAELFPADDALVVAMDQVRLISSTVLSLRKQASLRVRLPLANLTVVTSRTSALTDFEGILRSELNVKTVSLVELADDSASAYGVTSRLVVNARAAGPRLGKRVQQVIQAARAGDWSESDDVVTAGGIELAAGEYELSLQAGEAGDTGTALALLPAGGFVLLDTNTTAELEAEGFARDLIRAVQDTRKSAGFDVSDRIRLNLVFLNEDDAAVFDLASNVDVAGDTLATAFATHRPSEGEVPGALPSEWLPGLVGAPVEHYVRFEAAHYVNRGPLLVAVARVNGVENV, encoded by the coding sequence ATTTTGTACCCCAAGGCTCACAATTCCGGCCAGCAGGCCCCCGGCGCTCCCGCCTCGTCGGGTGCTGCCGCCTCTCCCGGAGCAGGGGTCGTCCCGTCGCCGAGCTTTCCCGCGCTGGAGACCGAGGTGCTCGCGTTCTGGAAGGAAGACGGCACCTTCCAGGCGTCCATCGATAACCGGGCGGATGCCCCGGAGTGGGTCTTCTACGACGGCCCGCCCTTTGCCAACGGGCTGCCGCACTACGGGCATCTTCTCACTGGATACGCGAAAGACCTCTTTCCCCGTTTTCAAACCATGCGCGGCAAGCAGGTACACCGCCGCTTCGGCTGGGACACGCATGGCTTGCCGGCCGAGCTTGAGGCCGAGCGCAAGCTCGGAATTACCGACAAGAGCGAGATCGAGAAGATGGGCCTCCAGGCGTTCAACGCCGTCGCCAGGGACTCGGTCCTCGAGTACACGAAGGACTGGGAAGAATACGTCACCCGGCAGGCCCGCTGGGTGGACTTTGAGAACGACTACAAGACCCTCGATATCACCTACATGGAGTCGGTGATCTGGGCGTTCAAGCAACTGCACACCAAGGGACTCGCCTATGAGGGTTACCGGGTGCTGCCATATTGCTGGCGCGACCAGACCCCGCTGTCCAACCACGAGTTGCGCATGGACGACGACGTCTACAAGATGCGTCAGGACCAGACGGTCACCGTGACGTTCCCGCTCGTCGGGGCCAAGGCCGAAAGCCTCGGGCTCACGGCCGTGCGGGCGCTCGCGTGGACCACCACGCCGTGGACCCTTCCGACGAACCTCGCCCTCGCGGTCGGCCCGGACATCGTCTACGCCGTTGTTCCGGCCGGCCCGAACGGAACCCCCGATGCAACGGTGCGCCGCGAAGAGGTCCTCTCCGAGCTGTCCGTTCCGGCGGAGGTGCTCGGCGCGGAGTACCTGATCGCGATCGATCTCGTGGGCAACTACGCGAAAGACCTCGGGTACGAGTCTGCGGACGATGCCGTCACCGCGATTTCACGCACCGTGGGCGGACGTGACCTCGAAGGCGTCTCCTACGACCGTCTCTTTGACTACTACGCCGACGCAAGCGTCTGGGGCACACAGAACGCCTGGCGTTTCGTGCTTGCCGACTACGTCACGACCTCTGACGGTACCGGCATCGTGCACCAGGCGCCGGCCTACGGCGAGGAGGACCAGACGGTCTGCCAGTCCTACGGGATCCCCGTCATCCTCTCCCTCGACGACGGCGGAAAATTCCTTCCCGAGATCGAGGAGGTCGCCGGCCAGCTCTGGAGTGACGCGAACAAGCCGCTCACCCAGATGATCAAGGCCGAGGGCCGTTTGGTGCGCCAGGCGAGCTACGAGCACTCGTACCCGCACTGCTGGCGCTGCCGCAACCCGCTCATCTACAAGGCCGTATCGAGCTGGTTCGTGCGCGTCACCGACTTCCGTGATCGCATGGTTGACCTCAACCAGGACATCAACTGGGTGCCGGACAACGTGAAGGACGGCCAGTTCGGCAAGTGGATCGGCAACGCCAGGGACTGGTCCATCAGCCGCAACCGGTACTGGGGCTCGCCCATCCCGGTGTGGAAGAGCGACAATCCCGAGTACCCGCGCGTAGACGTGTACGGCTCCCTCGATGAACTCGCCGCCGACTTCGGAGTGCGCCCGACCGACCTGCACCGCCCCTACATCGACGCTCTCACCCGGCCCAATCCCGACGACCCCACCGGGCAGTCGACGATGCGCCGCATCACGGATGTGCTCGACGTCTGGTTTGACTCCGGTTCGATGCCGTTCGCCCAGGTGCACTATCCCTTCGAGAACCGCGAATGGTTCGACACCCACAACCCGTCCGACTTCATCGTGGAGTACATCGGTCAGACGCGCGGCTGGTTCTACCTGCTGCACGTGCTCTCGACCGCGCTCTTTGACCGGCCGGCGTTCAAGAACGTCGTCAGCCACGGCATCGTGCTCGGCAACGACGGCCAGAAGATGTCCAAGTCGCTGCGCAACTACCCCGACGTGAACGAGGTCTTCGACCGCGACGGCTCCGACGCCATGCGGTGGTTCCTCATGAGCTCCCCGGTGCTGCGTGGCGGCAACCTGATCGTCACCGAGGAGGGCATCCGCGAGGCCGCCCGCCAGGTGATGCTGCCGCTCTGGAGCACCTGGTACTTCTTCTCGCTCTACGCCAACGCGGCCAGTGAAGAGGGCTACGATGCACAGTGGCGCACCGACTCCACGGATGTACTCGACCGCTACCTCCTCGCCAAGACGCGTGACCTGATTGTGGGCGTCGCCACCGACCTGGAAGCCTTTGACAGCACCGTTGCGACCGCGCGGGTGCGGGAATTCACGGACGTGCTCACCAACTGGTATGTGCGCCGGTCCCGTGACCGTTTCTGGGGCGGCACCGAGAACACCGAGGCCTTCGACACCCTGTACACCGTGTTGGAAACGGTGTGCCGGGTCGCGGCGCCCCTGCTCCCGCTCGTCACGGAGCGAATCTGGCAGGGACTCACCGGAGGGCGCAGCGTGCATCTCGCCGACTGGCCGGACGCGGAGCTCTTCCCGGCCGACGACGCGCTCGTCGTCGCCATGGACCAGGTACGACTGATCAGCTCCACCGTGCTGTCCTTGCGCAAGCAGGCGTCACTTCGGGTGCGCCTTCCGTTGGCGAACCTCACCGTGGTGACCTCGCGGACCTCGGCCCTGACCGATTTCGAGGGCATCCTGCGCAGCGAACTCAATGTGAAGACCGTCAGCCTCGTGGAGCTCGCTGATGACAGCGCCAGCGCGTATGGCGTGACCTCTCGCCTCGTCGTCAACGCCCGTGCGGCGGGGCCGCGACTGGGCAAGCGCGTGCAGCAGGTCATTCAGGCCGCCCGCGCCGGTGACTGGAGCGAGAGCGACGACGTCGTCACCGCCGGCGGCATTGAGCTCGCCGCGGGCGAGTACGAACTGTCATTGCAGGCCGGCGAGGCCGGCGACACGGGAACGGCCCTTGCGCTGCTTCCCGCCGGTGGCTTCGTGCTGCTGGACACGAACACCACTGCTGAACTGGAGGCCGAGGGCTTCGCCCGCGACCTGATCCGGGCCGTGCAGGACACCCGCAAGTCCGCCGGTTTCGACGTGAGTGATCGCATCCGTCTCAATCTCGTTTTCCTCAACGAGGATGACGCAGCCGTCTTCGATCTCGCATCGAACGTCGATGTGGCGGGAGATACGCTCGCCACCGCGTTCGCCACGCACCGTCCGTCCGAGGGCGAGGTTCCGGGCGCGCTTCCCTCCGAGTGGCTCCCTGGGCTCGTCGGTGCCCCGGTGGAGCACTACGTACGGTTCGAAGCCGCACATTATGTCAACCGCGGACCACTTCTTGTGGCCGTCGCCCGAGTGAACGGAGTCGAGAATGTCTGA
- a CDS encoding bifunctional folylpolyglutamate synthase/dihydrofolate synthase — translation MSDLNEPNDFDDLGAPGESGESGESGEPTEQSALNEPTEPNEETREAGDAVFAALLTRVGESAPRPRLEPTRRAMDLLGDPQRSYPIIHIAGTNGKTSTSRIAESILRAYGLRTGLMTSPHLVRLNERIVIDGEPISDELLASNWQDIQPYLAMVDAGLEKDGEEALTFFEALTVLAFACFADAPVDVAVIEVGMGGEWDSTNVADGQVAVFTPIALDHTQRLGSTVAEIARTKSGVIKPASAVVSAAQGADASAEIERAAGLRDSTLAVEGEAFELLESRVAVGGQLISVRGIAGTYTELFLPLYGSHQAQNAALAIAAVESFLGGGTQELVGDLLAEGLGTATSPGRLQLVGIEPTVFIDAAHNPHGATALAAALDEYFDFEEIVAVVGILGDKDAEGIIDALAPRVARFHVTPLQSERSLDVDTLADMIAEHTSEETTFRFGGTADALEQARAWASEKPKRAVIVTGSITLVGEALTLADTGEWMKP, via the coding sequence ATGTCTGACCTGAATGAACCGAACGACTTCGACGACCTGGGTGCGCCCGGCGAATCCGGCGAATCCGGCGAATCCGGCGAGCCCACGGAGCAGAGCGCGCTCAACGAACCCACCGAGCCGAACGAGGAAACGCGTGAGGCCGGCGATGCCGTCTTCGCCGCGCTGCTCACGCGTGTGGGGGAGTCAGCGCCGCGTCCGCGGCTCGAACCCACGCGGCGGGCAATGGACCTGCTGGGCGACCCGCAGCGTTCATACCCGATCATTCACATTGCCGGAACCAACGGTAAGACGAGCACGAGCCGGATCGCCGAGAGCATCCTGCGTGCCTATGGACTCCGCACCGGCCTCATGACGAGCCCGCACCTCGTTCGCCTCAACGAACGAATTGTGATCGACGGCGAGCCGATCAGTGATGAGCTGCTCGCCAGCAACTGGCAGGACATTCAGCCCTACCTTGCCATGGTCGACGCAGGGCTCGAGAAGGACGGAGAGGAAGCCCTCACGTTCTTTGAGGCCCTCACCGTGCTCGCCTTCGCGTGCTTCGCGGACGCGCCGGTTGACGTTGCCGTCATTGAAGTGGGCATGGGGGGCGAGTGGGATTCCACGAACGTCGCCGACGGGCAGGTCGCCGTCTTCACGCCGATCGCCCTTGACCACACGCAGCGGCTGGGCAGCACGGTTGCCGAGATCGCGCGCACCAAGTCCGGCGTCATCAAGCCCGCCTCCGCCGTGGTCTCAGCGGCGCAGGGCGCAGATGCCAGCGCGGAGATCGAGCGCGCGGCCGGGCTGCGCGATTCGACCCTCGCGGTCGAGGGCGAGGCCTTTGAATTGTTGGAGAGCAGGGTCGCCGTCGGTGGTCAGCTCATCTCGGTTCGAGGGATCGCCGGCACCTACACCGAGCTCTTCCTGCCGCTCTACGGATCCCACCAGGCGCAGAACGCGGCCCTGGCCATTGCAGCCGTTGAATCCTTCCTCGGCGGTGGCACCCAGGAACTTGTTGGCGACCTGCTCGCCGAGGGACTCGGCACCGCAACGTCGCCGGGGCGGCTGCAGCTCGTGGGGATCGAACCCACCGTGTTCATCGACGCCGCGCACAACCCGCACGGGGCCACAGCCCTCGCCGCGGCGCTCGACGAGTACTTCGACTTCGAGGAGATCGTTGCTGTCGTGGGCATTCTCGGCGACAAGGATGCCGAGGGCATCATTGACGCACTCGCGCCCCGGGTGGCCCGGTTCCATGTGACCCCGTTGCAGTCCGAGCGTTCTCTCGACGTTGATACCCTGGCCGACATGATCGCCGAACACACGAGCGAGGAAACCACATTCCGCTTCGGCGGCACCGCCGATGCCCTCGAGCAGGCCCGCGCGTGGGCGAGTGAGAAGCCCAAGCGAGCCGTCATCGTCACCGGCTCGATCACTCTCGTTGGTGAGGCCCTCACCCTCGCCGACACCGGGGAATGGATGAAGCCGTGA
- a CDS encoding DUF4233 domain-containing protein, which translates to MTNVSDPSEPADPANRPEGPRPRRGLTSGPRSVKRSLASIVLGFESIVVFLAALVTFGLGSLPPLVALGGGAVLCLATVALIGLLRFSWSYPVGWALQAIIIATGFITPAMFFVGALFAAMWTYCMIQGTRIDNQKEIS; encoded by the coding sequence GTGACGAATGTCTCCGACCCATCGGAGCCCGCAGACCCGGCGAACCGACCGGAAGGCCCAAGGCCCCGCCGGGGTCTGACCTCCGGTCCGCGGTCCGTCAAGCGTTCCCTCGCGTCGATCGTGCTCGGATTCGAGAGCATCGTCGTTTTCCTCGCCGCCCTCGTGACCTTTGGTCTCGGGTCGCTGCCGCCACTCGTCGCACTCGGTGGGGGAGCCGTTTTGTGCCTGGCCACGGTCGCGCTCATCGGGCTCCTGCGCTTCAGCTGGTCCTATCCGGTCGGCTGGGCGCTGCAGGCCATCATCATCGCCACCGGATTCATCACCCCCGCCATGTTTTTCGTGGGCGCACTCTTCGCCGCCATGTGGACCTACTGCATGATCCAAGGCACTCGCATCGACAATCAGAAGGAAATCTCATGA
- the ndk gene encoding nucleoside-diphosphate kinase: MNTPIEETLVLIKPDGVARNLTGEILRRIEAKGYSLVDIKLVQADRSLLAAHYAEHEGKPFYQPLVEFMESGPIVAFRIAGNRAIEGFRALAGTTDPTTAAPGTIRGDLGRDWGVKVQQNLVHGSDSPESAARELALWFN; the protein is encoded by the coding sequence ATGAACACTCCAATCGAAGAAACTCTCGTTTTGATCAAGCCCGACGGCGTCGCCCGCAACCTCACCGGCGAAATCCTTCGCCGCATCGAGGCCAAGGGATACTCCCTCGTTGACATCAAGCTCGTTCAGGCCGACCGTAGCCTGCTCGCTGCCCACTACGCCGAGCACGAGGGCAAGCCCTTCTACCAGCCCCTCGTCGAATTCATGGAGAGCGGCCCCATCGTCGCTTTCCGCATCGCCGGAAACCGTGCCATTGAGGGATTCCGTGCCCTTGCCGGCACGACGGACCCCACGACCGCTGCTCCGGGAACGATCCGTGGCGACCTCGGTCGCGACTGGGGCGTCAAGGTCCAGCAGAACCTCGTGCACGGCTCCGACTCGCCCGAGTCGGCCGCGCGCGAACTCGCACTCTGGTTCAACTAG
- a CDS encoding vitamin K epoxide reductase family protein, translating into MSLTQRYQRPTGLAIFLIIAGAIGFAAAFALTLDKVRMLEDPDAQLSCNFSVLIGCSTNLASWQGSLFGFPNPLIGLAAWSVVITIGMAILSGAQFRRWFWIGLNVGVTGAIAFVIWLIFESIFVLDVLCPWCMVTWSVTIPVFLAVTLYNLKSGQIPASASFRRVAAGAYSWLFVITIACYIAFAIVAQVNMDALNRL; encoded by the coding sequence GTGTCACTGACCCAGCGTTATCAACGCCCCACCGGGCTGGCCATCTTTCTCATCATCGCCGGAGCCATCGGTTTCGCGGCCGCTTTCGCGCTCACGCTTGACAAGGTGCGCATGTTGGAGGATCCCGACGCCCAGCTGTCATGCAACTTCAGCGTCTTGATCGGTTGCAGCACCAATCTTGCATCCTGGCAGGGATCCCTGTTCGGCTTTCCCAACCCGCTGATCGGGCTGGCCGCCTGGAGCGTCGTCATCACGATCGGCATGGCGATCCTCTCGGGAGCGCAATTCAGGCGGTGGTTCTGGATCGGCCTGAACGTGGGCGTTACCGGTGCGATCGCGTTCGTCATCTGGTTGATCTTCGAGAGCATCTTCGTTCTCGATGTTCTGTGCCCCTGGTGCATGGTCACCTGGTCGGTGACGATTCCCGTCTTTCTCGCCGTCACCCTGTACAACCTCAAATCCGGGCAGATTCCCGCCTCGGCGTCCTTTCGCCGGGTGGCGGCCGGTGCCTACTCCTGGTTGTTCGTGATCACGATCGCCTGCTACATCGCGTTCGCCATCGTGGCCCAAGTGAACATGGACGCGCTCAACCGGCTCTAA
- a CDS encoding Rne/Rng family ribonuclease yields the protein MVEDNQKKKRRGLFGSRRTTRRSPTNNEAPVEPSSTESVPDPTASAHTLQNVTERRLATDPATEQAPATVPNQPTVQKQDTTVTSTTNSPPLTTDASPDAAPEPTEPVVAAVRRPSTSLLFQAPEILPYMPRANSQKDDRNDRGANNADRSAADRNNGGHDDDEDEETTTVRRRARRRTGDEGRSGSDDPANTVVKVRAPREPELITEPQRIKGSTRLEAKKQRRRDGRDAGRRRPVITEAEFLARRESVDRLMVVRAKHNKIQIGVLEDGVLVEHYVAKNQDASLIGNVYLGRVQNVLPSMEAAFVDIGRGRNAVLYSGEVDWDAAAESSGTTNQPRRIELALKPGDKVLVQVTKDPIGHKGARLTSQVSLPGRYLVYVPNGSMNGISRKLPDTERARLKKILKEVLPENVGVIVRTAAEGATDEQLTVDVNRLTAQWASIAKLVETAQAPAELHSEPDLLIKIVRDVFNEDFARMVVSGDESRQTIENYLAQVAPDLVERIENYTSETDAFDEYRISEQIEKALDRKVWLPSGGSLVIDRTEAMTVVDVNTGKFVGSGGNLEETVTKNNLEAAEEIVRQLRLRDIGGIIVVDFIDMVLESNRDLVSRRLIECLSRDRTKHQVAEVTSLGLVQMTRKKLGLGLLESFSENCEACAGRGIIVHHDPVTKHRQTAQPPQERRPRARSGSGSGNSSNNGGSHNGGNAAGGSKDLVPATDAPKASNGTHGITEDAKNALALIAARTITRTGSIPVITEEVKAEALAVVAAETAVAAEASSQQVPVTDAALAPTTSPEPARTETPAQTETPARAETPARAESSRNRRSRSSRAQSAPTEAPRTEVPHAAAPRSETTATVTTDAAASDESSDSLAILDIPVNKSTKSQRRASKQVTDQLLGSVLESLPEPKQPGQGRSRSRRVTTAGGSTAQPVIVPVPDHQD from the coding sequence ATGGTGGAAGACAACCAAAAGAAGAAACGCCGGGGCCTTTTTGGCTCCCGTCGCACCACGCGAAGGTCGCCGACGAATAATGAGGCCCCAGTGGAGCCTTCGTCGACCGAGTCGGTGCCCGATCCCACGGCGTCCGCCCACACACTTCAGAACGTGACCGAGCGAAGGCTCGCCACCGATCCAGCTACCGAGCAGGCACCGGCAACGGTGCCGAACCAGCCAACGGTGCAGAAACAGGACACGACAGTGACCAGTACAACGAATTCACCGCCGCTCACGACCGACGCGTCACCTGATGCGGCTCCCGAGCCCACCGAGCCGGTTGTGGCCGCCGTGCGCCGTCCCTCCACGTCGCTGCTATTCCAGGCGCCCGAGATCCTCCCGTATATGCCTCGTGCCAACAGCCAGAAGGACGACCGCAACGATCGCGGCGCCAACAACGCCGACCGCAGCGCCGCCGACCGCAACAACGGCGGCCACGACGATGACGAGGACGAGGAAACCACCACGGTTCGTCGTCGCGCGCGTCGGCGCACCGGGGACGAGGGGCGTTCCGGCTCCGACGACCCCGCCAACACCGTCGTCAAGGTTCGCGCCCCGCGTGAACCCGAGCTCATCACCGAACCGCAGCGTATCAAGGGGTCGACCCGCCTCGAGGCCAAGAAGCAGCGTCGCCGGGACGGTCGCGATGCCGGACGACGCCGTCCGGTCATCACCGAGGCCGAGTTCCTCGCGCGCCGGGAATCCGTCGACCGCCTCATGGTCGTTCGGGCCAAGCACAACAAGATCCAGATCGGCGTTCTTGAAGACGGCGTGCTGGTGGAGCACTACGTGGCCAAGAATCAGGACGCGTCCCTCATCGGGAACGTGTACCTCGGTCGCGTTCAGAACGTGTTGCCGAGCATGGAAGCGGCCTTCGTTGACATCGGACGCGGACGCAACGCCGTGCTGTACTCCGGTGAGGTTGACTGGGACGCCGCTGCCGAGAGTTCGGGCACGACCAACCAGCCGCGTCGCATTGAACTGGCTCTCAAGCCGGGGGACAAGGTCCTCGTGCAGGTCACGAAGGACCCGATCGGCCACAAGGGCGCCCGGCTGACCAGCCAGGTCTCGCTGCCGGGTCGTTACCTCGTGTACGTGCCCAACGGGTCCATGAACGGCATCAGCCGCAAGCTTCCCGACACGGAGCGCGCTCGTCTCAAGAAGATCCTCAAGGAGGTTCTGCCCGAGAACGTGGGCGTCATCGTGCGCACGGCGGCCGAGGGCGCCACCGATGAGCAGCTGACCGTTGACGTCAACCGACTCACCGCGCAGTGGGCATCCATTGCCAAGCTCGTGGAAACGGCACAGGCACCCGCCGAGCTGCACAGCGAGCCCGACCTGCTGATCAAGATCGTTCGCGATGTCTTCAACGAGGACTTCGCGCGCATGGTCGTGTCCGGCGACGAATCCCGTCAGACCATCGAGAACTACCTCGCTCAGGTTGCACCCGACCTCGTTGAGCGCATCGAGAACTACACCAGCGAAACGGATGCCTTCGACGAGTACCGTATCTCGGAGCAGATCGAAAAGGCCCTCGACCGCAAGGTGTGGCTGCCGTCGGGTGGCTCGCTCGTCATTGACCGCACCGAGGCCATGACGGTCGTTGATGTCAACACCGGCAAGTTCGTGGGCTCAGGCGGAAACCTTGAGGAGACGGTCACCAAGAACAACCTCGAGGCCGCGGAAGAAATCGTTCGTCAGTTGCGACTGCGTGACATCGGCGGAATTATTGTCGTTGACTTCATCGACATGGTGCTCGAATCCAACCGGGACCTCGTCTCGCGTCGCCTCATCGAATGCCTCAGCCGGGACCGTACGAAGCACCAGGTTGCCGAGGTCACCTCGCTCGGTCTCGTGCAGATGACCCGCAAAAAGCTCGGCCTTGGCCTGCTGGAGTCCTTCAGTGAAAACTGCGAGGCCTGTGCGGGACGCGGCATCATCGTGCACCACGATCCTGTCACCAAGCATCGCCAGACGGCGCAGCCGCCGCAGGAACGTCGCCCGCGCGCCCGTTCGGGCAGCGGTTCCGGTAACAGCTCCAACAACGGTGGCAGCCACAACGGCGGCAACGCCGCGGGCGGGTCGAAAGACCTCGTGCCCGCAACGGACGCGCCCAAGGCGAGCAACGGCACGCACGGAATCACCGAGGATGCCAAGAACGCCCTCGCCTTGATCGCCGCGCGCACCATCACCCGCACGGGATCGATCCCCGTTATCACTGAAGAAGTCAAGGCGGAAGCGCTTGCCGTGGTCGCAGCCGAGACTGCCGTCGCGGCGGAGGCGTCGTCACAACAGGTTCCCGTGACCGATGCGGCTCTCGCGCCGACCACGTCTCCTGAGCCTGCGCGCACGGAGACCCCTGCGCAAACGGAGACCCCTGCGCGCGCCGAGACCCCTGCGCGCGCCGAGTCGTCGCGCAACCGACGAAGCCGGTCCTCGCGTGCCCAGTCGGCGCCCACTGAAGCTCCTCGCACTGAGGTTCCGCACGCTGCGGCTCCTCGCTCCGAGACGACCGCGACCGTCACCACGGATGCTGCGGCGAGCGACGAATCATCCGACTCGCTCGCGATTCTCGACATCCCGGTGAACAAGTCCACGAAGAGCCAGCGTCGGGCGAGCAAGCAGGTCACCGACCAGCTGCTCGGCTCCGTTCTTGAGTCGCTTCCCGAGCCCAAGCAGCCCGGCCAGGGGCGTTCACGCAGCCGTCGGGTGACGACGGCCGGTGGGTCCACCGCGCAGCCTGTCATCGTTCCCGTGCCTGATCACCAGGACTAG
- a CDS encoding DUF4031 domain-containing protein, translating into MAVLIDHPSWPAHGTVWSHLVSNVSLDELHAFTAAQNVPPRAFDLDHYDVPAASYEALVAAGAQPVTYRELVTQLRASGLRVTMRERRGL; encoded by the coding sequence ATGGCCGTACTTATAGACCACCCTAGCTGGCCCGCGCATGGAACGGTGTGGTCTCACCTCGTCAGCAACGTGTCCCTCGACGAATTGCACGCCTTCACGGCGGCTCAGAACGTTCCTCCCCGGGCCTTCGACCTCGACCACTACGACGTGCCAGCGGCCAGCTACGAGGCCCTGGTGGCCGCAGGTGCGCAGCCGGTGACCTATAGGGAGCTGGTGACGCAGCTGCGCGCCAGCGGCCTGCGCGTGACGATGCGCGAGCGCCGCGGCCTCTGA
- the rplU gene encoding 50S ribosomal protein L21 encodes MVYAVVRAGGRQEKVEVGTIVTMDRIKADKDGNVELAAVLLVDGDKITSDGASLAKVKVTAEVLNNLRGPKIVIQKFKNKTGYKKRQGHRQELTRVQVTGIV; translated from the coding sequence GTGGTTTACGCAGTTGTGCGCGCCGGAGGGCGGCAGGAGAAGGTAGAGGTCGGTACCATCGTCACGATGGACCGAATCAAGGCTGACAAGGACGGCAACGTCGAGCTGGCCGCCGTGCTTCTCGTCGACGGCGACAAGATCACCTCTGACGGTGCGTCGCTGGCCAAGGTCAAGGTGACCGCCGAGGTTCTCAACAACCTCCGCGGCCCGAAGATCGTCATCCAGAAGTTCAAGAACAAGACCGGGTACAAGAAGCGTCAGGGGCACCGTCAGGAGCTCACTCGCGTTCAGGTTACCGGCATCGTCTAA
- the rpmA gene encoding 50S ribosomal protein L27, which translates to MAHKKGASSTRNGRDSNAQRLGVKRFGGQVVGAGEIIVRQRGTHFHPGINVGRGGDDTLFALEAGSVHFGAKGGRKVVNILAAAE; encoded by the coding sequence ATGGCACACAAAAAAGGTGCGAGTTCCACTCGCAACGGTCGCGACTCCAATGCTCAGCGCCTCGGCGTGAAGCGCTTCGGCGGACAGGTTGTCGGAGCGGGCGAGATCATCGTTCGTCAGCGCGGCACCCACTTCCACCCCGGCATCAACGTCGGTCGCGGTGGAGACGACACGCTCTTCGCTCTCGAAGCTGGCTCGGTTCATTTCGGAGCCAAGGGTGGCCGCAAGGTCGTCAACATCCTGGCGGCTGCCGAGTAG